In Rattus norvegicus strain BN/NHsdMcwi chromosome 1, GRCr8, whole genome shotgun sequence, a genomic segment contains:
- the Fgfbp3 gene encoding fibroblast growth factor-binding protein 3 precursor, whose amino-acid sequence MANAGVSPPRPRASLSPLSLLLLLGGCFLSAAGRDKGAAGREVARASGPRDGSLGRFVSPEQHACSWQLLVPAPGTPTGGELALRCQVPGGASLHCTYRGYPERCAATGSRSAHYWKRLLGALRRRPRPCLDTAPLPPRLCAHKTASAELHPPAHSSLPARPSEEPRPRVRSRARPRQSVRSPSSQPEKKPLLVKSNSGGRKAGSDPVPETPEAVGLQPNGLDQNAELTETYCTEKWHSLCNFFVNFWNG is encoded by the coding sequence ATGGCCAACGCGGGCGTGAGTCCTCCCAGGCCGCGGGCGTCGCTCTCGCCGCTGTCGCTGCTACTGCTGCTGGGAGGCTGCTTCCTCTCGGCCGCCGGGAGGGACAAGGGGGCGGCTGGCAGGGAAGTGGCCCGGGCCTCCGGCCCCAGAGACGGCTCCTTGGGTCGCTTCGTGAGCCCAGAGCAGCACGCGTGCAGCTGGCAGCTCCTGGTGCCCGCCCCGGGGACGCCGACGGGCGGAGAGCTGGCCCTGCGCTGCCAGGTCCCGGGCGGGGCGAGCCTGCACTGCACCTACCGCGGGTATCCAGAGCGCTGCGCGGCCACCGGCTCCCGGAGCGCGCACTACTGGAAACGGCTGCTGGGCGCGCTGCGCAGGAGACCGCGGCCCTGCCTGGACACCGCGCCGCTGCCGCCGCGCCTGTGCGCCCACAAGACGGCCAGCGCTGAGCTACACCCGCCCGCGCACTCCAGCCTGCCCGCACGTCCTAGCGAGGAGCCCCGGCCCAGGGTGCGGAGCCGGGCTCGACCGCGACAGTCGGTGCGGTCCCCGAGCTCCCAGCCCGAAAAGAAGCCCTTGCTGGTGAAGTCCAACTCAGGCGGGAGGAAGGCGGGCTCAGACCCGGTTCCGGAGACTCCTGAGGCGGTCGGACTCCAGCCCAACGGGCTGGACCAGAATGCCGAGCTCACTGAGACCTACTGCACTGAGAAGTGGCACTCCCTTTGCAACTTCTTTGTCAATTTCTGGAATGGCTGA